In Triticum urartu cultivar G1812 chromosome 6, Tu2.1, whole genome shotgun sequence, the following proteins share a genomic window:
- the LOC125513658 gene encoding nuclear pore complex protein NUP160 produces the protein MATATSTSCRIAGTEVPITGSDKLRWIDLTVPSPPSPAPASPADPFVSVPPRAASGCHVVFSGRDSQRYLAWRIHEEHQNVLEVIELCALKEFPSSGLRLVFQEALCPFAFMCESEGARRGESVYLLYVLTISGVAILCNLRSPFSYVSGSILSQNDVVGFNLQTHTQSAKVTAVKAKPGCLVIGRQDGSICCYSLGKLAPSSPGFSNELRDDAGIGRLWTLMSRTKALGPVQDIDTATVNERELLFVLHLDGSLRVWDISSQTKLVNYNVHLDDFEGQPSRLWVGEADDDQELISLAVLHQGTVVPACDHIAIYAFSFGAGERFLLSPEPSVSAVPLIEGKIVDLKISTEKLWILKEVGPMLYEIVQYNSDSEEICSYVLQEDAISEQMFQSSESALDDLVWTADSVFSSMKEHSFSFISSMFLRRLLQPGVNHCSALRETLLEYKRFLSDSEFQSLTTSGLRKEILSIIEQEGSSQVASSTVYHWKKFSARYLHNWCWNNRPYGLLLDTNSEVFGLIRKGSFSLFRCLEGVEQLIYGSSDDLGNLIGLGMNLSNDTDGETLIEVLRCMGHINHLLGRSSAAIYYESLISSVTSPDEVTSQILKILESGFSPQSSSPLITLLGTDAYVERRQMAHKSQRKFSVEMLLSFHKLQSRSTSWSAVFDVIDKFMKCLDTKVTIQEFELRRLYNVNSALVVQATSQVARTMFEAAFDLFLFLSYLVGVGGQVSLLQSDVARIKLQLFPMIQDILGQWIVLHFVGISPTTPPTIEDFSYQLSSLQLGIADERSLHRKLGSSDFTLACLLDFPKSAEGDDLSPCFPSPTEVINLVRRFSSSIMCRNSVDCVDSFLGSTINLAAVFIRHGQYEAAQNLLGILETYLGYARASQTDQDTDIACLARLHLSGFCLLMLAHDEANIVLRESKVQEAIRCFFRAASGQEAQKALKKFSSETGFQISGECRSISLWRLHYYEWAMQIFEQNSMREGACQFALAALEQVDSIDLDNGSEAEDLPETTAMIKGRLWANVFKYSLDLKNFRDAYCAIISNPDDDSKYVCLRRFIIVLCELGETKVICNGEIPFTGLVEKVEQELFWKAERSDLSSKPNLYKVLYSFEAYRNNWRKAAGCMYRYFVRLSREGEAGGGRQLTHVLQEKLHALSTAINSLQLVEPSCAWLDSVCEADDQISPSKKPRNLLMENSAFGTDSELSTLQFCVDIEILEKEYTLTEALYMLSTVNSKSKISESYSIEALTDILVNENLHDLAFTIVLKFWKESGMKRELERVFAAIAQQCCPNRVGSSGRNLTDTQQLLLLPSSEDDGWDGNSKTIAVAHQVQGSCQWETLELYLDKYKDLHPRLPVIVAETLLYTDPEIELPLWLVQMFKTTKGGNRMISWGMSGKEADPAALFRLYTSYGRHTEAANLLVEYLDSFASSRPMDVLHRKKMSAAWFPYTTVERFWCQLEEMQSAGHSADQCDRLKKLLHGALMNHLQQVVVDSEDVLSSVGGGQGVESQSS, from the exons ATGGCCACCGCGACCTCTACCTCCTGCAGGATAGCGGGCACCGAGGTCCCCATCACGGGCTCGGACAAGCTGCGGTGGATCGACCTCACCGTCCCCTCACCCCCCTCCCCAGCGCCGGCGAGCCCCGCCGACCCATTCGTCTCCGTGCCCCCGCGCGCCGCCTCGGGGTGCCACGTCGTGTTCTCCGGCCGCGACTCCCAACGTTACCTCGCCTG GAGGATTCACGAAGAACACCAAAATGTGCTAGAGGTCATTGAACTCTGTGCTTTGAAGGAGTTCCCAAGCTCTGGACTGCGTTTGGTATTCCAGGAGGCGCTATGTCCATTTGCTTTTATGTGTGAAAGTGAG GGTGCCAGGCGAGGCGAGTCTGTATATCTGCTATATGTGCTCACTATTTCTGGAGTTGCCATTCTGTGCAACTTGCGCAGCCCATTTTCCTATGTATCTGGTTCAATACTGTCTCAAAATGACGTAGTTGGATTTAATCTTCAAACCCACACACAGAGTGCTAAGGTTACAGCTGTTAAAGCGAAGCCAGGATGTCTAGTAATTGGGCGGCAAGATGGGTCAATCTGCTGTTACAGTCTTGGCAAATTAGCTCCTAGTTCACCAG GTTTCTCTAATGAGCTCCGTGATGATGCTGGAATCGGGCGTTTGTGGACTCTCATGTCGAG AACAAAGGCTCTGGGGCCTGTACAAGATATTGACACAGCTACTGTAAATGAAAGGGAGCTGTTATTTGTTCTTCATCTGGATGGAAGTTTGCGTGTCTGGGATATTTCTAGTCAGACGAAACTTGTTAATTATAATGTTCACTTGGATGATTTTGAAG GGCAACCCTCTAGGCTATGGGTTGGTGAGGCTGATGATGATCAAGAACTGATATCCTTGGCTGTTCTGCACCAAGGGACTGTG GTTCCAGCTTGTGATCATATTGCTATATATGCCTTCAGTTTTGGTGCTGGCGAAAGATTCTTGTTGTCTCCTGAACCTTCGGTTTCTGCTGTACCTTTGATAGAG GGAAAGATCGTTGATTTGAAAATAAGCACGGAAAAGCTTTGGATACTTAAAGAAGTTGGACCAATGCTCTATGAAATAGTGCAGTATAACTCTGATAG CGAGGAAATATGTTCATATGTGCTACAAGAAGACGCTATCAGTGAGCAAATGTTCCAAAGTTCTGAGAGTGCATTGGACGATTTGGTTTGGACTGCTGATTCAGTATTCTCATCTATGAAG GAGCATAGTTTCAGTTTTATCTCATCCATGTTTCTGCGGAGGCTGCTGCAACCAGGAGTGAACCACTGTTCTGCTCTCCGTGAAACCTTATTGGAGTACAAAAGGTTTCTATCCGATTCTGAGTTTCAGTCGCTTACAACTAGTGGGCTGCGGAAAGAAATATTATCCATTATAGAACAAGAG GGAAGTTCTCAGGTCGCAAGTTCTACTGTTTATCACTGGAAAAAGTTTTCTGCACGGTATCTCCACAACTGGTGCTGGAATAATAGGCCATATGGGTTGCTTCTTGATACGAACAGTGAAGTGTTTGGTTTAATTAGAAAGGGTTCATTTTCTCTCTTCCGTTGTTTGGAGGGTGTGGAGCAACTTATTTATG GTTCCTCTGATGACTTGGGAAATCTCATTGGCCTCGGGATGAACTTATCGAATGATACTGACGGTGAAACCCTTATTGAAGTTCTCAGGTGCATGGGCCATATAAACCATTTGCTTGGGAGATCTTCTGCTGCAATATATTACGAGTCCCTCATCAGTTCTGTTACATCACCAGATGAAGTTACTTCTCAGATATTAAAGATTCTAGAGAGTGGGTTCAGTCCTCAATCTTCGTCGCCCCTCATTACATTGCTTGGAACAGATGCTTATGTAGAAAGAAGGCAGATGGCTCACAAAAGCCAAAGGAAGTTTTCTGTTGAGATGCTACTATCTTTCCATAAGTTGCAATCAAGATCCACATCCTGGTCGGCAGTATTTGATGTGATTGATAAGTTCATGAAGTGTTTGGATACAAAGGTCACTATACAAGAGTTTGAATTGAGAAGACTTTATAATGTAAATTCTGCCTTAGTGGTTCAGGCTACTTCACAGGTTGCAAGAACCATGTTTGAGGCTGCTTTTGATCTATTTCTGTTCCTCAGTTATTTGGTTGGTGTCGGTGGGCAG GTCTCCTTGCTGCAAAGCGATGTTGCTAGAATCAAACTGCAGTTGTTTCCAATGATTCAAGACATACTGGGACAGTGGATCGTTCTCCATTTTGTGGGAATTTCACCAACCACACCACCAACCATCGAGGATTTCAGCTATCAACTTTCTTCCCTCCAGCTAG GTATAGCCGATGAGCGGTCTTTGCACAGAAAGCTTGGATCCTCTGATTTTACATTGGCTTGTTTGCTTGATTTTCCTAAATCTGCGGAAGGGGATGATCTGTCACCTTGTTTTCCTAGTCCAACCGAGGTAATCAACTTGGTCAGGAGGTTTAGCAGTTCGATTATGTGCAGAAATAGTGTTGACTGTGTAGACAGCTTCTTGGGTTCCACAATAAATCTGGCAGCAGTTTTCATCCGACATGGTCAATATGAAGCTGCTCAG AATCTGCTGGGCATTCTTGAAACATACTTGGGCTATGCGAGAGCATCCCAAACTGATCAGGATACTGATATTGCATGTTTGGCTCGCCTACATCTCAGTGGATTTTGCCTTTTGATGCTCGCACATGATGAAGCAAACATTGTTTTGAGAGAATCCAAGGTTCAGGAAGCTATCAGATGCTTCTTTAG AGCTGCATCTGGGCAAGAAGCTCAGAAGGCGCTGAAGAAGTTCTCTTCTGAAACAGGGTTTCAAATTTCTG GGGAGTGTAGATCTATTTCTTTATGGAGGCTTCATTACTACGAGTGGGCAATGCAAATTTTTGAGCAAAACTCAATGAGGGAGGGAGCATGCCAGTTTGCTCTCGCTGCTCTTGAACAAGTTGATAGCATTGATTTGGACAATGGAAGTGAAGCCGAGGATCTCCCAGAGACTACAGCGATGATTAAAGGACGACTATGGGCCAATGTATTCAAGTACAGCTTGGATTTGAAAAACTTTCGAGATGCGTATTGTGCTATAATCTCAAATCCAGATGATGATAGCAAGTATGTCTGCTTGAGGCGTTTCATCATAGTTCTTTGTGAGCTTGGCGAGACTAAG GTCATTTGCAATGGTGAGATACCATTCACTGGTTTGGTGGAAAAGGTGGAGCAAGAGCTCTTCTGGAAG GCTGAGCGCTCAGATCTATCTTCTAAACCAAATCTATACAAAGTCCTTTATTCATTTGAAGCTTATAGGAACAATTGGAGGAAGGCAGCTGGATGCATGTACAGGTATTTTGTTAGATTGAGTAGAGAGGGGGAAGCAGGTGGAGGCCGCCAACTCACTCATGTATTACAAGAGAAGTTGCATGCTTTGTCTACTGCTATCAACTCGTTGCAGCTTGTTGAACCCTCATGTGCCTGGCTCGATTCGGTTTGTGAAGCTGATGATCAAATTTCGCCAAGCAAAAAGCCTCGTAATCTTTTGATGGAGAACT CTGCTTTTGGCACAGATTCAGAACTCTCTACATTGCAGTTTTGTGTTGACATTGAAATTCTTGAAAAGGAATACACACTAACAGAAGCACTTTATATGCTTAGTACTGTAAATTCTAAATCCAAAATTTCTG AAAGCTATTCTATCGAAGCCTTGACTGACATTCTTGTAAATGAGAATTTGCATGACCTGGCATTCACCATCGTACTGAAATTTTGGAAGGAGTCAGGAATGAAAAG AGAATTGGAGCGTGTCTTTGCAGCTATTGCACAGCAATGCTGCCCAAACAGAGTAGGCAGCTCAGG GAGAAATTTGACTGACACTCAACAGCTGCTACTTCTGCCTTCTTCCGAGGATGATGGATGGGATGGCAATAGCAAGACTATTGCTGTGGCCCATCAAGTGCAGGGAAGTTGCCAGTGGGAAACTCTTGAACTATATTTG GATAAATATAAAGATTTGCATCCAAGGCTGCCTGTCATTGTTGCTGAAACACTTCTTTACACTGATCCTGAGATTGAACTACCTCTTTGGCTGGTTCAGATGTTCAAG ACCACCAAGGGTGGAAATAGGATGATTTCATGGGGAATGTCTGGCAAAGAGGCAGATCCAGCTGCATTATTTCGACTATATACAAGTTATGGCCGGCACACAGAAGCAGCCAACTTGTTGGTGGAGTACCTCGATTCTTTTGCTTCATCG AGACCGATGGACGTGCTGCACCGCAAAAAGATGTCGGCCGCCTGGTTCCCGTACACCACTGTCGAGAGGTTTTGGTGTCAGCTTGAAGAGATGCAAAGTGCTGGCCACAGTGCTGATCAGTGTGATAGGCTCAAGAAGTTGCTGCATGGAGCCCTGATGAACCACCTGCAGCAA GTTGTCGTCGATTCAGAAGACGTACTGTCATCAGTTGGAGGAGGTCAAGGAGTGGAGAGCCAAAGCAGCTGA